A single Sander lucioperca isolate FBNREF2018 chromosome 24, SLUC_FBN_1.2, whole genome shotgun sequence DNA region contains:
- the c24h7orf57 gene encoding uncharacterized protein C7orf57 homolog encodes MSSGDMNTAVPNHRRTKPGGIKTGVVASGMSGPTSQIPGLSQTADETSPVERTTGRRVGIFESDSEYVKLAKGGGHKGLLSHDADADDKPMKPAYNPPNWFGDELKSGSKPTSPDSKMMGGMQPLAAPFGTDNGSSWERDGRFSPNKEKMSPDEVADELGGLSMTSKYKRTCYEKKAPPVSMSKLLSHGYVEDKKKSPNDDDASSVTSDQTSTVGTEDNGDDLE; translated from the exons ATGTCTTCAGGTGATATGAATACCGCTGTACCCAACCATCGAAGGACCAAGCCCGGCG GTATAAAGACTGGGGTTGTGGCCAGCGGCATGTCTGGACCGACCTCCCAGATCCCCGGTCTGTCCCAAACGGCAGACGAAACCTCTCCAGTGGAACGGACCACCGGCCGGCGAGTTGGGATCTTTGAGTCGGACTCGGAGTATGTGAAGCTCGCAAAGGGAGGTGGACACAAAG ggcTGCTGAGTCATGATGCTGACGCTGATGACAAACCCATGAAGCCTGCCTACAATCCACCCAACTGGTTTGGTGATGAATTAAAGAG CGGGAGCAAACCAACATCTCCCGACAGCAAGATGATGGGGGGCATGCAGCCCCTGGCTGCACCGTTTGGCACCGATAACGGTTCGTCCTGGGAAAGAGATGGTAGATTCTCCCCCAATAAGGAGAAG ATGTCTCCTGATGAAGTCGCCGATGAGCTTGGCGGTCTGTCCATGACCAGCAAATACAAGCGAAC GTGTTATGAGAAGAAGGCTCCTCCGGTCAGCATGTCCAAGCTGCTGAGTCATGGCTATGTCGAGGACAAGAAGAAGTCTCCTAATGACGACGATGCCTCAA GCGTGACCTCAGATCAGACCAGCACCGTTGGGACGGAGGACAATGGCGACGACCTGGAGTAG